From Nocardia sp. NBC_00416:
CCGGGTACCGCGCAGCCGCCGCCAGGTGGCGGGGCGGGCGCCGGTGAGTTCGACCGCGGACCCGTCCGAGCCCAGCGTGACGGTGCCGCTCTCGATCGCGACGGCGGGCGGGAGCAGCCCGAGGACGGCGCGGCAGGTCAGCGTTTTGCCGGACCCCGATTCGCCGACCAGTGCGACGGTTTCACCCCGCCGGATTTCGAAGGAGACGTCGCGCAGGGCTCGTCGGCCGTCGGCGATATCGACGTTCAGGCCGGCGACGCGGAGAACCGGGTGGTCGGTGCCGGTGGTCGGTTCATCGGGCAGTGACACGGTGCAACTCCTGAGGGGGGAATGCGGGATTCACCGCGGCGGTCGCGGTCGGGCGCGACGGGTTGCGGGCGAGCAGTCGCGTGAACAGTCCGCGCCGTGCTCGGGGTGTATCGGAGCCCGCCTCGCGGAGGCAGTCGGCCAGAATGTTGAGGGCGCCGACGGTGAGCAGCATCGGTATGCCCGGGAACAGCGGCGCCCACGGCTGCAGTTCCAGGTATCCGAGGTCGGAGGCCAGCATGCCGCCCCAGGTCGGGGCCGGCGGTGTGACGCCGATGCCGAGGAAGGCGAGCGAGGCGATGACCAGGAGTGCCGCGCCGGTGGCCTGCGCTGCCGCCACGGCGACGTTCGGGAGGACCTTGCTCCACATATGCGTGCGCAGGATCCACCAGGTGGACGCACCCATCAGCTCGGCGGACTCGACGTACTGGGTGGTGCGCAGGCCGAGGGCGACGGCGCGGCTGATACGGAAGAAGGTCGGGGCGGAGAGAATCCCGACCGCGATCATGGCCTGGTTCATGCCGTTTCCGAGGGTCGCGGCCACGGCGATCGTGAAGACGGTGAAGGGGAGCACGGTCAGCGTCTCGGCCATGCGCAGCGCGAACCACTCGCCGGCCCGTCCCGCCCACACCGAGGCGAGGCCGGCGGGCACGCCCAGGCACAACCCGACGAGGACCACCTCCACCGCGCCGACGACCGACAGCCGCGTCCCGGCCATCAGGCGACTGAGCACGTCGCGGCCTACGTAGTCGGTGCCCAGCAGGTGGCCGGCGCTGGGGCCCTGCAGGATCTGCGGGGATTGGCGGAGCGCGTCGTACGGGGCCAGCGCCTCCCCGAAGACGGCGAGGAATACCACCACGGCCAGGATCATCAGGCAGACCTGTGCACTGGGGATCGAGCGGAGTCTGCGCAGGGTCGTCATCGTCGGACTCCTGTGTTCTGCGGGACACCCGCACCCGGTCGCACCGAGGACCAGCTGCGCGATTGTCGGTTGTCGGTGCTCCGTAAGGCGGTGCCGCGGCGTGCGGCCGGGTCGAGCAGGATCTGCAGCGCGCCGAGCACCAGGGTGCCGAGCAGGACGACAGCGGAGGTGACCAGCAGCGTGCCGAGCACGACGGGCACGTCCCCCCGCTGGGCGGATTGCAACGCCAACTGGGCGACCCCGGGCAGGTTGAACAGTTTCTCGGTCATGACGGCCCCGCCGATGATCAGCGGGAGCGCGTTGGTGACGACGGCGATCGTCGGTGCGACGGCGTTGCGCAGCACATGGCCGAAAAGCACGCGGCCCCGGCTGTATCCGCGCATATGGGCGCCGACGGCGTAGTTCTCCGCCTGCGCGGTCACCAGGGTGGTGCGCAGTTGGCGCGCGATATTCGCCGCAACCTCGAGCCCCAGAGCGAGTGCGGGCAGCGTGGCGTAGCGCAGCCATTGCAGCAGGTCGACGGCATACGGCGAGTAGCCGCCGGCCGGGAAGATACGGGCCTTCACCGCCAGCAGCACGATCAGCGCGATGCCGATGACGAAGGGCGGCATCGTGGCCAGCACCGAGCAGATGACGGTGATGATCCGATCGACCACCCCGCCGGGGCGGTGGGCGGCAGTGACACCGGCGCCGAGGCCGAGCAGGAGTGCGAGCAGCAGCGCGTAGAGCGCGATCGAGAGATCCA
This genomic window contains:
- a CDS encoding ABC transporter permease, with product MTTLRRLRSIPSAQVCLMILAVVVFLAVFGEALAPYDALRQSPQILQGPSAGHLLGTDYVGRDVLSRLMAGTRLSVVGAVEVVLVGLCLGVPAGLASVWAGRAGEWFALRMAETLTVLPFTVFTIAVAATLGNGMNQAMIAVGILSAPTFFRISRAVALGLRTTQYVESAELMGASTWWILRTHMWSKVLPNVAVAAAQATGAALLVIASLAFLGIGVTPPAPTWGGMLASDLGYLELQPWAPLFPGIPMLLTVGALNILADCLREAGSDTPRARRGLFTRLLARNPSRPTATAAVNPAFPPQELHRVTAR
- a CDS encoding ABC transporter permease, with amino-acid sequence MTEATAVHSASSAAPWRTSIGLSAAPLRSSARLLLTSVTVLVLASLITFALGAFSDNNPAAVVLGETATPDDIARLDHEFGLDRPLVVQYLSWVWNALHGDLGQSWFTTVPVSQSIRLAFPVDLSIALYALLLALLLGLGAGVTAAHRPGGVVDRIITVICSVLATMPPFVIGIALIVLLAVKARIFPAGGYSPYAVDLLQWLRYATLPALALGLEVAANIARQLRTTLVTAQAENYAVGAHMRGYSRGRVLFGHVLRNAVAPTIAVVTNALPLIIGGAVMTEKLFNLPGVAQLALQSAQRGDVPVVLGTLLVTSAVVLLGTLVLGALQILLDPAARRGTALRSTDNRQSRSWSSVRPGAGVPQNTGVRR